Below is a genomic region from Prochlorococcus marinus str. MIT 0918.
TAAAACGATGAGTTTCTGTTAACTGCCTGGTAGCAAGCTGAAATCGAAGATCAAACAGCTCACGTCGTGTGAGGTCAATCTTTTCTTTGATTTCACTATCAGAAAG
It encodes:
- the rpmC gene encoding 50S ribosomal protein L29, which codes for MAELEKSDVNQLSDSEIKEKIDLTRRELFDLRFQLATRQLTETHRFKKARVQLAQLLTIQSERSRSTSKT